Proteins found in one Ovis aries strain OAR_USU_Benz2616 breed Rambouillet chromosome 19, ARS-UI_Ramb_v3.0, whole genome shotgun sequence genomic segment:
- the CAMKV gene encoding caM kinase-like vesicle-associated protein: MPFGCVTLGDKKNYNQPSEVTDRYDLGQVIKTEEFCEIFRAKDKTTGKLHTCKKFQKRDGRKVRKAAKNEIGILKMVKHPNILQLVDVFVTRKEYFIFLELATGREVFDWILDQGYYSERDTSNVVRQVLEAVAYLHSLKIVHRNLKLENLVYYNRLKNSKIVISDFHLAKLENGLIKEPCGTPEYLAPEVVGRQRYGRPVDCWAIGVIMYILLSGNPPFYEEVEEDDYENHDKNLFRKILAGDYEFDSPYWDDISQAAKDLVTRLMEVEQDQRITAEEAISHEWISGNAASDKNIKDGVCAQIEKNFARAKWKKAVRVTTLMKRLRAPEQSGTAAAQSAPGTDTATPGAAGGATAASAAASAFGGSATPATAGDATKSENVAPADRSATPATDGSTTPATDGSVTPATDGSITPATDGSVTPATDRSVTPATDGRATPAVEESTVPTTQSSATPAAKAVATPEPALAQPDSTAPGGATGQAPPSSKGEEAAGCAQESRRVETS; this comes from the exons ATGCCGTTTGGGTGTGTGACTCTGGGCGACAAGAAGAACTATAACCAGCCATCGGAGGTGACTGACAGATATGATTTGGGACAGGTCATCAAGAC TGAGGAGTTCTGTGAGATCTTCCGGGCCAAGGACAAGACGACAGGCAAGCTGCACACCTGCAAGAAGTTCCAGAAGCGGGATGGCCGCAAGGTGCGGAAGGCAGCAAAGAACGAGATAGGCATCCTCAAGAT GGTGAAGCATCCGAACATCCTGCAATTGGTGGATGTGTTTGTGACTCGCAAGGAGTACTTTATCTTCCTGGAGCT GGCCACGGGGAGGGAGGTGTTTGACTGGATCCTGGACCAGGGCTACTACTCGGAGCGAGACACGAGCAACGTGGTGCGGCAGGTCCTGGAGGCGGTGGCCTACCTGCACTCACTCAAGATCGTGCACAGGAACCTCAAG CTGGAGAACCTGGTTTACTACAACAGACTGAAGAACTCAAAGATCGTCATCAGCGACTTTCACCTGGCTAAGCTAGAGAATGGCCTCATCAAGGAGCCCTGTGGAACCCCCGAATACCTGG CCCCAGAGGTGGTAGGCCGGCAGCGGTATGGACGCCCTGTGGACTGCTGGGCCATTGGAGTCATCATGTACATCCT GCTTTCAGGGAATCCACCTTTCTATGAGGAGGTAGAGGAAGATGACTATGAGAACCACGACAAGAATCTCTTCCGCAAAATCCTGGCTGGCGATTATGAGTTTGACTCTCCATACTGGGATGACATTTCACAGGCAG CCAAAGACCTGGTCACAAGGCTGATGGAGGTGGAGCAAGACCAGCGGATCACTGCAGAAGAGGCCATCTCCCATGAGTG GATTTCTGGCAATGCTGCTTCTGATAAGAACATTAAGGATGGTGTCTGTGCCCAGATTGAAAAGAACTTTGCCAGAGCTAAGTGGAAG AAAGCTGTCCGAGTGACCACCCTCATGAAACGGCTCAGGGCCCCAGAGCAGTCCGGCACGGCTGCAGCCCAGTCTGCTCCAGGCACAGATACTGCCACCCCTGGGGCTGCAGGCGGGGCCACGGCTGCAAGTGCAGCTGCCTCAGCCTTTGGGGGCAGTGCCACCCCAGCCACAGCAGGTGATGCTACAAAGAGCGAGAACGTGGCCCCCGCCGACCGTAGTGCCACCCCAGCCACAGATGGCAGTACCACCCCAGCCACTGATGGGAGCGTCACCCCAGCCACTGATGGGAGCATCACCCCAGCCACCGATGGGAGCGTCACCCCAGCCACCGACAGAAGTGTTACTCCAGCCACCGATGGGAGAGCCACACCAGCCGTGGAAGAGAGCACCGTGCCCACCACCCAAAGTAGTGCCACACCGGCTGCCAAGGCTGTTGCCACCCCTGAGCCGGCTTTGGCCCAGCCGGACAGCACAGCCCCAGGGGGCGCAACAGGCCAGGCTCCACCCTCTAGTAAAGGGGAAGAGGCTGCTGGCTGTGCCCAGGAGTCTCGGAGGGTGGAGACCAGCTGA